The genomic interval GCCGGCGCTTCGCCTGCCTCTGGTCCAACGGCACCGCCCGCACCAACGTCGGAGACCGCAAGACCGTCGAGCACCCTCGGGTGGGGAACATCGACCTCGACCTGGACGTCGTGATGGCGGCCGGCACCGACCTCAGGATCGTCACGTACACGGCGGCGGCCGGGACGACCGACGCGGAGAAGCTGGACGCCCTGCGCGCCACCTGTCCGGAGCCGCGTCGGAGCCTGGCCCACGCCATGTCGGGTCACGACGCCCCGAGTTGAGGACGAGGAGGCAGCTCGGCAGCCCTCTCAGCCCTCTCAGTCCTCGTGGTCCCCGTCCGCGACGGACAGGGCATCGGTGATCAGGCGGGTGGCGAAGTCCTGGTCGTCGGTGATGCGGTTGATGTGCTCCGCGAGCAGGAAAGCGGTGGCCTCCAGGGGAGTCATCTCCTCCTTGGTCCAGTCCCCGTACTGCGCGCGCCACAGGTTCGGGCTCAGCCCGGTCCCCGCGGCGATGGCCAGCCCGGCCATCATCGGGATCGCTTCCGGGCGGACGCTCCTGGGCATCATCCGCATCGTGGCCACGAGGCTGGGCACCACGTACTCGATGACGTCCTTCTCGTGCTCCTCATGAGCCTGCCGCAGCCACGTCATGAACATGTAGATCAGCGTGCACGTCCCGTCCAGCATGTCGTTGAGCCCCTTGGCACCCAGCGTCGCGATGAATTGCTCCATCAACGCCTGCTGGTCGGGATCGGTCGCGGTCTTCCCGTCATGGACGGTCTTCAGCCGAGAGTCGATCATCATGATCGCCGCACCGACATCGCCGACGGGAGCGTGCGCGGGATCGCAGGGCGATGACACAGGAATCCTCCTCGGGTGACTGCGGTGGGTAACTCCGCGTGTTCGTACAGTAGATGGGTGGTGTGGTCGGGGGTGGGGGTTTATCGGGTTTTACGGCTGCGGGGTGGTGGCGGGGTTCGGATTCCTCCGGTGGACGGGGGAGGTCTCTTGCAGTGCCTCCTCGAACGTGGAGCGATGTGCGGAGGTGTGGGTGTACTCACGCTCGGACCACGCGACGCGGGCACCGATCAACTCGTCCTCGGCTGACTGCCGTTCGGCTCCGCTGAGTCGCGCTCGCCACCAACTGACGTTCAGCAGCTGGCGGTTGAGCATCGCGTCGACGAGCTTGCCGCGGCCGGACGCATCGAGCCCGTAGGCGGCGGCGAGGACCCGTACCTGGGTTGCTTGCACCGTCGCGGGCGGAGCGTCGGGGCGGGAGGAGACGCACCAGGTCCAGGCCGCGTAGCCGACGTCTTCGAGGGGGTCGCCGGGAGCGGCGGTGTCGAAGTCGATGAAGGCGGCGGGCAGGCCGTCGCGGAACACGGTGTTGTTCGGTCCGGGGTCGTGATGGCAGACGACGGCGCAGGGCTCGGCGAGCGCGCTGCCGCGGGTGGCGTCGTGGAGAGAGCGGAGCAGGGACCCGGCCGCGGCGACCTGTGCGTCGGTCCAGTGCTGGAAGCGTGCAGGTACCTGGCCGGGCAGGTAGCTGAACGTGTCACGTCCGGCTTCGTCGAGGCCGAGGTGGCGGGGCGCTCCGGCGAAGCCCTGCTGTTCGAGGTGGCCGAGGAGCCGCGCGACGAAGGGTGAGGCGGTGGTGGTGGGGCGGCGGACCGTGTCGCCGACTCGTACGACACCTGGAGTGATCCGGCCTCCGGGCAAAGGGACTTCGTCGTCTTCGGCGGGTGGGCGCGGCTGCTCCATCCATCGGTCCCTTCCCGGCGCCTCTTCATCGTCTCGATGGCCGGCTTCGGTGTGTAGTCGTCGGTGGTGAGCCCGAACTGGTGGAACAGACCCGGCTGGTCGCTGTCGGCGTCCCATGGCGCGAAGTGCGTGTAACCGCTGAGGTGGAGCGACTTCGACTGGT from Streptomyces sp. NBC_01288 carries:
- a CDS encoding aminoglycoside phosphotransferase family protein, whose protein sequence is MEQPRPPAEDDEVPLPGGRITPGVVRVGDTVRRPTTTASPFVARLLGHLEQQGFAGAPRHLGLDEAGRDTFSYLPGQVPARFQHWTDAQVAAAGSLLRSLHDATRGSALAEPCAVVCHHDPGPNNTVFRDGLPAAFIDFDTAAPGDPLEDVGYAAWTWCVSSRPDAPPATVQATQVRVLAAAYGLDASGRGKLVDAMLNRQLLNVSWWRARLSGAERQSAEDELIGARVAWSEREYTHTSAHRSTFEEALQETSPVHRRNPNPATTPQP